One Prevotella intermedia ATCC 25611 = DSM 20706 DNA window includes the following coding sequences:
- a CDS encoding MATE family efflux transporter, with translation MYSNLRPYYTHYKSLTQLGLPIIIGQIGTIILGLADTLMIGQHSTTELGAAAFVNNMFVLVLVFGMGFAYGLTPIVGSLFGREENNKIGGMFKQALLLNTLLAALLVGIMSLLYINLGNLGQPEELLPLMRPYFIVNLISLPFVSWFNTFKQLSDGTTDTKTPMWIMLGGNLLNIVGNYVLIYGKLGFPELGLYGAGISTMFSRMMMAVVFAIIFFTSKRYKAYHHGFSTQSINRADLTLLFRIGVPLSLQMGMETAAFSLSSIMVGWIGTKALAAHQVMLSISQLFYMVYYGMGAAVAIRVSYFTGQRDYKAVRLSSSAGFHLIMLIAFIVAIPVFIYRNSMGAIFTDSEEVCSMVAQLIWPLIIYQVGDGLQCAYGNAMRGLSYVKPLVPTSFVSFFLISLPIGYLLGIQFGFGLPGIWYAFPFGLTAAGLLYQYYFNKQLKKLSEKEK, from the coding sequence ATGTATTCAAACTTAAGACCATACTACACACACTACAAATCGCTGACACAATTGGGCCTGCCCATCATTATCGGACAAATAGGAACAATCATTCTTGGACTTGCCGATACGCTTATGATTGGGCAGCACAGTACAACGGAATTAGGTGCAGCAGCTTTTGTAAACAATATGTTTGTATTGGTTTTGGTGTTCGGAATGGGCTTTGCCTATGGCTTGACACCTATCGTTGGTTCGCTTTTCGGACGTGAGGAAAACAACAAGATAGGCGGAATGTTCAAGCAGGCACTCCTATTGAATACGCTATTGGCAGCTTTGCTCGTAGGAATAATGTCGCTGCTCTATATAAATCTTGGCAATTTAGGGCAGCCTGAGGAGTTGTTGCCACTGATGCGACCTTACTTTATCGTAAACCTCATATCGCTACCCTTCGTTTCTTGGTTCAATACCTTCAAGCAATTGTCCGACGGAACAACCGATACGAAGACGCCAATGTGGATTATGCTGGGCGGAAACCTGCTCAACATCGTGGGCAACTACGTTTTAATATATGGCAAATTAGGCTTTCCTGAATTGGGATTGTACGGTGCAGGTATTTCAACAATGTTCTCACGAATGATGATGGCAGTGGTATTTGCCATTATTTTCTTCACATCGAAACGGTACAAAGCATACCATCACGGCTTTTCCACGCAGTCTATCAACCGTGCTGACCTTACTTTACTCTTCCGAATAGGCGTTCCTCTAAGCCTGCAAATGGGTATGGAGACAGCAGCTTTCAGCTTAAGCTCTATCATGGTGGGCTGGATTGGAACAAAAGCATTGGCAGCACATCAGGTAATGCTTTCCATTTCGCAGCTTTTCTATATGGTCTATTACGGTATGGGGGCAGCAGTAGCAATTCGTGTGAGCTACTTTACAGGACAACGCGACTACAAAGCGGTGCGTCTTTCCTCGTCGGCAGGCTTCCATCTCATTATGCTGATTGCCTTCATAGTAGCCATTCCCGTATTCATTTATCGCAACAGCATGGGTGCAATCTTCACCGATAGCGAGGAAGTTTGCAGTATGGTGGCACAGCTTATATGGCCATTGATAATTTATCAAGTAGGCGACGGCTTGCAATGTGCATACGGAAACGCCATGCGTGGGCTTTCGTACGTGAAGCCTCTCGTACCGACATCGTTTGTTTCTTTCTTCTTGATTAGCTTGCCAATAGGTTATCTGCTTGGCATTCAGTTTGGTTTCGGACTTCCCGGAATATGGTATGCCTTCCCATTCGGACTGACTGCAGCAGGTTTGCTCTATCAATACTACTTCAACAAGCAGCTAAAGAAGTTGAGCGAAAAAGAAAAATAG
- a CDS encoding DUF4738 domain-containing protein yields the protein MKAIRNISLILLCGLLTVAVTSCKKEKKTDNIITKIKPQAAPSDKPQQLSDFEYKKQVEWLGSLYTITIQRHADKELPMITDSDGKKYYDNKVEVLITRADGTEFFKRTFKKSDFKEFTDNKYGRNGAFIGFMFDKVEGNYLKFGASVGSPDPNSDEFIPIDITISNLGALKITSSAQIDTESDAAESTLQEKPKTELEMAEEEGM from the coding sequence ATGAAAGCTATAAGAAACATATCATTAATCTTGCTGTGCGGGTTGCTTACAGTTGCTGTAACCTCGTGTAAGAAGGAAAAGAAGACAGATAATATTATAACTAAAATAAAGCCACAGGCAGCACCATCGGACAAACCACAGCAGCTTTCCGATTTCGAATATAAGAAACAAGTGGAATGGTTGGGCAGCCTCTACACTATTACCATTCAACGCCATGCTGACAAGGAATTGCCTATGATAACTGATAGCGATGGAAAGAAGTATTACGACAATAAGGTAGAGGTTCTGATTACTCGTGCAGATGGCACCGAATTCTTTAAACGAACGTTTAAAAAGAGCGATTTCAAGGAGTTCACTGATAATAAGTATGGCAGAAACGGTGCTTTCATCGGCTTTATGTTCGATAAGGTGGAAGGCAATTACTTAAAGTTTGGTGCCAGCGTAGGCTCTCCCGACCCTAATAGCGACGAATTTATTCCGATTGATATAACGATTAGCAATCTTGGCGCACTGAAGATTACATCGTCTGCACAGATTGATACCGAAAGCGATGCTGCTGAAAGCACACTTCAAGAGAAGCCAAAAACCGAATTGGAAATGGCGGAAGAAGAAGGTATGTAA
- a CDS encoding toxin-antitoxin system YwqK family antitoxin, whose amino-acid sequence MRRLFFLFTLLLLPFSVLAQSGAKHHIPQGAIFYNRNWKGVNNANEAAYYRLLAVDDRGQKMFYDYYISGQLYAEKHYISISKINDKQTVLTGVARTFYKSGRVESIMQYSNGKADGRAVSFFANGNVGMKLNYAKGVLNGTSYTYSEYGNLEYTTVWNNGTKVNEYMGGTDKYIDKATGKDAFVESHRADEKLVMEQSLAVINDSVQNTAQEINHKLQPELAEVQLTTVADTVKTAEVPRPKGEFKFTFLYDLLVSDDQRTNEMNFFDGIGAEYGLTLAQVIKGHGAQKELTYSYNMQYNETTGSDIVTGKYPRQMGFLGVGIDNRFTMQRINIYTWSEEEMLQFAEDALSYGYKVLGGGDYRIMSGNFVLEHPEHNKVGDKFAIVVSFTHLEGVYAGLYHITLELK is encoded by the coding sequence ATGAGACGACTTTTCTTTTTATTCACCCTTCTTTTGCTACCTTTTTCGGTATTGGCACAATCGGGTGCGAAGCATCATATACCCCAAGGCGCAATCTTCTATAATCGCAATTGGAAGGGCGTAAACAATGCTAATGAAGCTGCTTACTATCGTTTGTTGGCGGTGGACGACCGCGGACAGAAAATGTTTTATGACTATTATATCAGTGGTCAGCTATATGCAGAAAAGCATTACATAAGTATTAGTAAAATCAATGATAAGCAGACGGTGCTTACTGGCGTAGCCCGCACTTTCTATAAATCGGGCAGGGTAGAGTCGATAATGCAGTATAGCAACGGAAAAGCTGATGGTAGGGCGGTGTCGTTTTTTGCCAATGGCAACGTTGGTATGAAACTAAACTATGCGAAAGGAGTGCTGAATGGAACATCGTACACTTATTCAGAGTATGGAAATCTGGAATATACAACAGTTTGGAACAACGGAACAAAGGTGAACGAATATATGGGAGGCACCGATAAGTACATAGACAAGGCTACTGGTAAGGACGCATTTGTGGAAAGTCATCGTGCTGACGAAAAGCTTGTTATGGAACAATCGCTTGCTGTAATTAATGACTCGGTGCAGAATACAGCGCAAGAAATTAATCACAAACTGCAACCCGAACTTGCAGAAGTACAGCTGACAACTGTTGCTGATACAGTTAAGACAGCCGAAGTTCCTCGTCCTAAAGGTGAGTTTAAGTTTACTTTTCTGTATGATTTATTGGTTAGCGATGACCAACGTACCAACGAAATGAACTTTTTTGACGGTATTGGAGCAGAATATGGACTGACACTTGCACAGGTAATAAAAGGACATGGTGCGCAGAAAGAGCTGACTTACAGTTATAATATGCAATACAACGAAACTACTGGCAGCGATATTGTAACGGGAAAGTACCCTCGTCAAATGGGATTTTTGGGTGTAGGTATAGACAATCGCTTCACAATGCAGCGTATAAATATCTATACGTGGTCGGAAGAAGAAATGCTTCAGTTTGCCGAAGACGCTCTTTCGTATGGCTACAAGGTACTTGGTGGTGGCGATTATCGCATTATGAGCGGTAATTTCGTGCTCGAACACCCTGAACACAATAAGGTGGGCGATAAATTTGCTATTGTTGTATCCTTCACGCACTTAGAAGGAGTGTACGCAGGTTTATACCATATCACGCTTGAATTAAAGTAG
- a CDS encoding DMT family transporter: protein MNSEGKITNIKSNGLLGHVVALVVVMIWGGTFVNTRVLIDKGLSPEEIYVLRTLLAYVCIWFISPKKLFCDSLKDELIVFLLGIFGSSLYFLTENYALKLAVVNDVSFIVCTTPLVTTVLALLFLKSVKASLPLVAGSVFALLGVALVIFNGHFVLHLDPLGDFLALAAATSWAIYSLVMKNFSSHYSPFFITRKVFFYGLITITPVFAVHPWAFPFEQLFTPIIGLNLLYLGVIASFVCFAAWAWVISRLGALRASNYIYFNPVTTVIMSALVLNEHMTPIAYVGSAMILVGVFVANKAKGI, encoded by the coding sequence ATGAATAGTGAAGGAAAGATTACTAATATCAAGTCGAACGGGCTTCTTGGTCATGTCGTTGCTTTGGTTGTGGTGATGATTTGGGGCGGAACGTTCGTCAATACCCGTGTGTTGATAGACAAGGGGCTATCGCCAGAGGAAATATATGTGCTGCGAACGTTGTTGGCTTATGTATGTATATGGTTCATTTCGCCCAAGAAACTGTTCTGCGACTCGTTGAAAGACGAGCTTATTGTATTCCTGTTGGGAATCTTCGGTAGTTCTCTTTACTTCCTGACAGAGAACTATGCCTTGAAGTTAGCGGTTGTAAACGACGTTAGTTTCATTGTTTGTACAACTCCATTGGTTACGACGGTCTTGGCGTTGTTGTTCTTGAAAAGTGTAAAAGCGAGCCTTCCCCTTGTTGCAGGTTCTGTGTTTGCATTGTTGGGTGTTGCCCTTGTTATCTTCAACGGTCATTTTGTGTTGCACCTTGACCCCTTGGGCGACTTCCTTGCATTAGCGGCTGCCACGAGTTGGGCTATTTATTCGTTGGTAATGAAGAACTTCTCGTCGCACTATTCTCCGTTTTTCATCACGCGTAAGGTCTTTTTTTATGGACTGATAACGATAACTCCCGTCTTTGCCGTGCACCCTTGGGCGTTTCCGTTTGAGCAGTTGTTTACGCCTATAATAGGCCTTAACTTGCTGTATCTCGGCGTTATAGCCTCGTTTGTGTGCTTTGCAGCGTGGGCGTGGGTAATATCTCGCTTAGGTGCATTGCGTGCATCGAACTATATTTACTTTAATCCTGTTACAACAGTGATAATGAGTGCGCTTGTGTTGAACGAACACATGACCCCTATTGCGTATGTCGGCAGTGCCATGATACTTGTCGGTGTTTTTGTTGCGAACAAGGCAAAGGGCATATAA
- a CDS encoding branched-chain amino acid aminotransferase: protein MKKIDWENLSFGYQKTDYNVRCYYRDGKWGEIEVSSDENINIHMAATCLHYGQEAFEGLKAYRCPDGKVRVFRPEENAARLQRTCRGIVMAEPPTELFIEMVKKVVRLNEAYIPPYESGATLYLRPLLIGTGAQVGVRPATEYLFMIFVTPVGPYFKGGFSTNPYVIMRDYDRAAPLGTGTYKVGGNYAASLKANQIAHEKGYASEFYLDCKEKKYVDECGAANFFGIKNNTYVTPESTSILPSITNKSLMQIAEDLGMKVERRPIPEEELATFEEAGACGTAAVISPISRLDDLEEGKTYNFGEKPGPWSLKLYETLRGIQYGTIEDKHNWTMVIM, encoded by the coding sequence ATGAAAAAAATAGATTGGGAGAACCTTTCATTCGGGTATCAGAAGACAGATTACAATGTTCGTTGCTATTATCGCGATGGAAAATGGGGAGAAATTGAAGTTTCGTCAGACGAAAACATCAACATACACATGGCAGCAACTTGTCTGCACTACGGACAAGAGGCTTTTGAAGGACTGAAAGCATACCGTTGTCCTGATGGTAAAGTGCGTGTCTTCCGTCCTGAAGAAAACGCTGCCCGCCTGCAACGCACGTGCCGTGGTATCGTAATGGCTGAACCTCCAACCGAACTTTTCATAGAAATGGTGAAGAAAGTTGTGCGCTTGAATGAAGCATATATACCTCCTTATGAAAGCGGTGCCACACTTTATCTTCGCCCATTGCTTATTGGTACAGGTGCGCAAGTAGGTGTTCGTCCTGCTACGGAATATCTGTTTATGATATTTGTTACCCCTGTTGGTCCTTACTTCAAAGGTGGTTTCTCTACAAATCCGTATGTAATTATGCGCGATTACGACCGTGCGGCACCGTTGGGAACGGGTACTTACAAGGTGGGCGGTAACTATGCAGCATCGTTGAAAGCCAACCAGATTGCCCACGAAAAGGGCTATGCGTCGGAGTTTTACCTCGATTGCAAGGAAAAGAAGTATGTAGATGAGTGCGGAGCAGCCAACTTCTTTGGAATCAAGAACAACACTTACGTAACACCAGAGTCTACTTCTATCTTGCCTTCTATTACAAATAAGAGTTTGATGCAGATAGCTGAAGACCTCGGAATGAAGGTAGAACGTCGCCCAATACCTGAAGAAGAGCTCGCAACTTTCGAGGAAGCAGGAGCTTGCGGTACTGCTGCGGTTATCTCACCAATCTCTCGTTTGGACGATTTAGAGGAAGGAAAGACTTACAACTTCGGCGAAAAGCCAGGTCCATGGTCTCTGAAATTGTACGAAACACTGCGTGGAATACAATACGGAACCATAGAAGACAAGCACAATTGGACTATGGTAATAATGTAA
- the xseB gene encoding exodeoxyribonuclease VII small subunit, which yields MKYEEALGKLEAIVEKMERGDMDIDTMASELKKAQGLIKVCKDKLTHTDEEIKKLLETK from the coding sequence ATGAAATACGAAGAAGCACTTGGAAAATTGGAAGCTATTGTAGAAAAAATGGAACGTGGCGACATGGACATAGATACTATGGCAAGCGAATTAAAGAAGGCACAAGGATTGATAAAGGTGTGTAAAGACAAGCTGACACACACCGATGAGGAAATAAAGAAACTGCTTGAAACAAAATAA
- the xseA gene encoding exodeoxyribonuclease VII large subunit produces MEKALTLYELNSLVAELINTAMPQSYWVEAEVSEARESRGHLYLELIEKDERTNTPIARASAKCWRTSWSLIGTHFERVAGVQLRAGLQVMVQVHAQFHAQYGFSWIVDDINPEYTMGDMARKRYEIIAQLKAEGVFDLQKELHLSLFAQRIAVISSASAAGYGDFCNQLHGNEYGFGFQTELFGAIMQGEQVEQSIVAALNEINEREDEFDCVVIIRGGGATADLSGFDTLVLAENVANFPLPIITGIGHERDESILDMVAHTRAKTPTAAAAFLIEHLANTLHRIEQAQVAIHRAVERKIQSEKMRLQQLSTHIPILFSMARNREEARLDDYWHALLQRTGLHLQQQRMNIELLSGKIAPAIERKLMAEQHRLQLIAQRVDAVNPERMLRLGYSLTYKNGHIVRNANELEAGDEITTRLETGSVTSAVTK; encoded by the coding sequence ATGGAGAAAGCCCTGACGTTATACGAACTCAACTCTTTGGTTGCCGAACTTATCAATACTGCTATGCCGCAATCGTATTGGGTGGAAGCAGAAGTTTCGGAAGCAAGAGAGAGCAGGGGGCATCTTTACTTGGAACTGATAGAGAAAGACGAACGCACAAATACGCCCATTGCACGTGCGTCGGCAAAGTGTTGGCGCACATCGTGGTCGCTTATAGGAACACATTTCGAACGTGTCGCAGGCGTACAGCTTCGTGCAGGCTTGCAGGTAATGGTGCAAGTGCACGCCCAGTTTCATGCACAGTATGGTTTTTCGTGGATAGTAGACGATATTAATCCCGAATACACAATGGGCGATATGGCACGCAAACGCTACGAAATCATCGCTCAGCTGAAGGCAGAAGGCGTGTTCGACTTGCAAAAAGAGTTGCACCTGTCTTTGTTTGCGCAACGCATTGCCGTTATTTCTTCAGCTTCGGCAGCAGGATATGGCGACTTTTGCAACCAGTTGCACGGTAATGAGTATGGATTTGGCTTTCAAACGGAACTCTTCGGAGCAATTATGCAGGGCGAACAAGTAGAGCAAAGCATTGTTGCGGCGTTGAACGAAATAAACGAACGAGAAGACGAATTCGATTGCGTGGTTATCATTCGTGGCGGTGGAGCTACTGCCGACCTTAGTGGATTCGACACGTTGGTATTGGCAGAGAATGTGGCAAACTTTCCTTTACCTATTATAACAGGTATCGGACACGAACGCGATGAGAGCATTCTCGATATGGTGGCACACACAAGAGCGAAGACACCAACGGCAGCAGCGGCATTTCTGATAGAGCATTTGGCAAATACATTGCATCGCATAGAGCAGGCTCAAGTGGCTATTCACCGTGCAGTGGAACGCAAAATACAAAGCGAGAAAATGCGTCTGCAACAGCTTTCAACCCACATTCCCATACTGTTTTCAATGGCACGGAACAGGGAAGAGGCACGCTTGGACGACTATTGGCACGCTCTTTTGCAACGTACAGGATTGCATTTGCAGCAACAACGAATGAACATAGAGTTGCTTTCGGGTAAGATTGCCCCAGCCATTGAACGGAAACTGATGGCAGAACAGCATCGCTTACAACTGATTGCGCAGCGTGTCGATGCCGTAAATCCAGAACGAATGTTGCGTTTAGGTTACAGTTTAACTTATAAGAATGGACACATAGTGCGCAATGCCAATGAGTTGGAAGCAGGCGATGAGATTACGACACGCCTTGAAACGGGCAGCGTAACGTCGGCAGTAACGAAATAG
- a CDS encoding LTA synthase family protein — translation MMNYFAAKLTEILKHTLVIVSIFFIVRLLFAVCLVPFTTFEAYAKSLPFAAFNALRFDLQVAAYVAILPFLVVLVCLFVRNRSVAGRLSRFISTYYVVLEIALLILALVDIGFYSNFHSHINITFFDFFNENPLSLLQTIWEEYHVILYLSAVCLASFVIYILAQKIAKGTLNCENKQESLAINRKTIVLIVLFLVAEVVCLRGSVWRFPLQVEDSFVSSSKQINDLVPNAAYMLKKAMKEKKNAFAFRSIGSLLSEYKFKSLQEAINVYTNSDTIRLQGDTLAALRTALFRTVPDTMTHKQPNVLIIYEESWSNYLMNLDTPRCDMLLGMRRHLKEDLLFRNFQSVGNGTIASIENIVSCVPFPRFFSSPYRFHCLPSSVALPFNESGYTTEFISGMDVAWENCAEALKHQQFKKVTGKFTLKEQHPEYEYNSIGVFDHHLFRSIQEQLDQHTAKPQMMLCMTTTNHPPFEFPKDVQLKAVPDDYYNNVCFAEKNHKVLQKYITGFRYANKTLGDFLDKFKQSKAAENTIVIISGDHNVRSIIDYTQVNKRWERSVPLYIYLPPYLRKESHRSMTNRWGSHDDILATLAPFAFRNTKYMCLGNNLLKEGVTDSTYYSANVEQLLACPAYQAQAQRIVSARNLLRIVFFQQIFAKY, via the coding sequence ATGATGAATTATTTCGCTGCAAAACTAACTGAAATACTAAAACATACGCTTGTTATAGTGAGCATTTTCTTCATTGTCAGATTGCTTTTTGCTGTCTGCCTTGTGCCCTTTACCACTTTTGAAGCGTATGCAAAGTCGTTGCCTTTTGCAGCTTTCAACGCATTGCGTTTCGACCTTCAAGTCGCTGCATACGTTGCCATTCTGCCTTTTCTTGTTGTTTTGGTATGCCTTTTCGTGCGCAACAGAAGTGTAGCAGGCAGGTTGTCGAGGTTCATCAGTACTTATTATGTGGTGCTCGAAATCGCCCTCCTCATACTTGCGCTTGTCGATATAGGCTTTTACAGCAATTTCCATTCGCATATCAACATTACTTTCTTCGACTTTTTCAATGAGAATCCGTTGAGTTTGCTGCAAACCATTTGGGAAGAATACCACGTCATACTCTATCTTTCAGCGGTATGCTTGGCAAGTTTTGTCATCTACATACTTGCCCAGAAGATTGCAAAAGGTACATTGAACTGCGAAAACAAGCAAGAAAGTTTGGCAATAAACCGCAAAACTATCGTCCTCATCGTTCTGTTTTTAGTTGCCGAAGTGGTATGCCTTCGTGGGTCGGTATGGCGTTTCCCCTTGCAGGTAGAAGACTCGTTTGTCTCGAGCAGTAAGCAGATTAACGACCTTGTGCCCAATGCCGCCTATATGTTGAAGAAGGCAATGAAGGAAAAGAAAAACGCTTTTGCCTTTCGTAGCATCGGGAGTTTGCTCTCCGAATATAAGTTCAAGTCGCTGCAAGAAGCCATAAACGTTTACACAAACTCGGATACGATACGTTTGCAGGGCGACACTTTGGCTGCACTGCGCACGGCATTGTTCCGTACTGTGCCCGATACGATGACACACAAACAGCCCAATGTGTTGATAATCTATGAGGAAAGTTGGAGCAACTACCTGATGAACTTAGACACCCCACGCTGCGATATGCTGCTTGGAATGCGCCGCCATTTAAAAGAAGATTTGCTCTTTCGCAATTTCCAGTCGGTAGGCAACGGCACAATCGCTTCTATTGAGAATATCGTGAGCTGTGTTCCGTTTCCTCGTTTCTTCTCATCGCCCTATCGTTTCCATTGCTTGCCGTCGTCGGTAGCGTTGCCTTTTAACGAAAGTGGCTACACTACGGAGTTTATTTCGGGTATGGACGTAGCGTGGGAAAACTGTGCCGAAGCACTGAAACACCAGCAGTTCAAGAAGGTTACGGGTAAGTTCACGCTGAAAGAGCAGCACCCTGAATACGAATATAACAGCATCGGAGTGTTCGACCACCATCTTTTCCGAAGCATACAAGAACAGTTAGACCAACATACAGCTAAACCGCAAATGATGCTGTGTATGACTACAACCAACCACCCGCCGTTTGAATTTCCCAAAGACGTGCAGCTGAAGGCAGTGCCAGACGACTATTATAATAATGTATGCTTTGCCGAAAAGAACCACAAGGTGTTGCAAAAGTACATCACAGGTTTTCGTTATGCCAACAAGACCTTGGGCGATTTCCTCGATAAATTCAAGCAATCGAAGGCTGCCGAAAACACGATTGTCATCATATCGGGCGACCACAACGTGCGCTCTATTATTGATTACACACAGGTAAACAAGCGTTGGGAGCGTTCCGTACCGCTCTATATCTACCTGCCACCCTATCTCCGCAAAGAAAGTCATCGTAGTATGACCAATCGTTGGGGAAGCCACGACGACATATTGGCTACGCTTGCACCCTTTGCTTTCCGCAATACGAAGTATATGTGCTTGGGCAACAACCTGCTGAAAGAGGGTGTTACGGACAGCACCTATTACAGTGCCAACGTGGAACAGCTGCTTGCTTGCCCTGCCTACCAGGCGCAAGCCCAGCGCATAGTCAGTGCCCGCAATCTTCTTCGCATCGTGTTTTTCCAGCAAATCTTTGCGAAATATTAA
- the dapA gene encoding 4-hydroxy-tetrahydrodipicolinate synthase, which yields MNNIFRGLGIALVTPFKQNGEIDYDALERLIEYQIENGADFFTILATTGESPCLSAEEKNELTKTIVKIVGGRVPILKYCGGNNTAAVVEEIRQTDWKGIDGILSICPYYNKPSQEGLYQHFKAIAEVSPLPIVLYNVPGRTGVNMKAETTVRIATDFPNVVAIKEAAGSLEQVDEIIKNKPKHFEVISGDDALTFPMIASGAAGVISVIGNALPKEFSRMIRLEFNGEYDAARIIHHQFTELYKLLFVDGNPAGCKALLNDMGMIENVLRLPLVPTRIETKQKMNDILKKMRLH from the coding sequence ATGAATAATATCTTTCGTGGATTAGGAATAGCATTGGTAACACCATTCAAACAGAATGGGGAGATAGATTACGATGCCTTAGAAAGACTGATAGAATACCAAATAGAAAATGGTGCCGACTTCTTTACCATTTTGGCAACAACAGGCGAAAGCCCTTGCTTGTCGGCAGAAGAGAAAAACGAACTCACAAAAACTATCGTCAAGATAGTAGGCGGACGTGTGCCTATACTGAAATATTGCGGTGGCAACAACACTGCTGCCGTTGTGGAAGAGATAAGACAAACCGACTGGAAAGGCATAGACGGCATTCTCAGCATTTGCCCTTACTACAACAAACCCAGCCAAGAAGGATTGTACCAACACTTCAAAGCCATTGCAGAAGTAAGCCCACTGCCCATCGTATTATATAATGTGCCAGGACGCACAGGCGTGAATATGAAGGCGGAAACTACGGTGAGAATTGCTACCGACTTTCCAAACGTCGTGGCAATAAAGGAAGCTGCGGGCAGTTTGGAGCAGGTAGACGAAATCATAAAGAACAAACCGAAGCACTTCGAAGTGATTAGTGGCGACGACGCACTGACATTCCCAATGATTGCCAGTGGTGCAGCAGGCGTTATTTCGGTTATCGGCAATGCACTGCCCAAAGAGTTCTCGCGTATGATTAGGTTAGAGTTTAATGGCGAATACGATGCCGCACGCATCATTCACCACCAATTCACAGAACTCTACAAGCTGCTCTTCGTAGACGGGAACCCAGCAGGTTGCAAGGCTTTGCTGAACGATATGGGAATGATAGAAAACGTGTTGCGACTGCCACTTGTGCCCACACGTATCGAAACAAAACAGAAAATGAACGATATACTAAAAAAGATGAGACTTCATTAA